One part of the Microlunatus elymi genome encodes these proteins:
- a CDS encoding PPOX class F420-dependent oxidoreductase, protein MPKGPIPAEIADFLAKPNPSIIGTVRPDGAPVTVATWYAYDADSGRVLVNMDASRKRLSYLREDPRISLTVLADDWYSHVSLQGRVTEFSDDTDLSGIDRLSKLYTGQEYPNRTSPRVNAWIEVDRWHGWGGFKQQR, encoded by the coding sequence ATGCCCAAGGGACCGATTCCCGCCGAGATCGCCGACTTCTTGGCCAAACCCAATCCGTCCATCATCGGCACCGTCCGCCCGGACGGCGCACCGGTGACGGTGGCCACCTGGTACGCGTACGACGCGGACTCCGGCCGGGTGCTGGTCAACATGGACGCCAGCCGCAAGCGGCTGAGTTATCTGCGTGAGGATCCGCGGATCTCGCTGACCGTGCTTGCCGACGACTGGTACAGCCACGTCAGCCTGCAGGGCCGGGTGACCGAGTTCAGCGACGACACCGACCTGTCCGGCATCGACCGGTTGAGCAAGCTCTACACCGGTCAGGAATACCCCAATCGGACCAGCCCTCGGGTGAACGCCTGGATCGAGGTCGACCGCTGGCACGGCTGGGGCGGTTTCAAGCAGCAGCGCTGA
- the prfB gene encoding peptide chain release factor 2, with protein sequence MATDYPVVLTELDRSLTSIESVLDPESKRAEIAELEKEVARPDLWDDQENAQKVTSRLSMLQGELERVGKLRSRLDDVQVLIELAQSESDSDSLAEADQELKSLQKAIDSLEVRTLLNGEYDQRDALVTIRSEAGGVDAADFAAMLLRMYLRWAERHHYSAEVYDTSYAEEAGIKSATFAIKAPYAYGTLSVEQGTHRLVRISPFDNQGRRQTSFAGVEVLPVTEQADHIDIPEGDIRVDVFRSSGPGGQSVNTTDSAVRITHLPSGIVVSCQNEKSQLQNKAAAMQVLQAKLLERARQEREAEMNALKGDGGNSWGAQMRSYVLHPYQMVKDLRTNYEVSSPDAVFDGEIDDFLDAGVRWRRTQEVAA encoded by the coding sequence GTGGCTACTGACTATCCCGTCGTCCTGACCGAGCTCGACCGGTCGCTGACCTCGATCGAATCCGTGCTCGATCCGGAGTCGAAGAGGGCCGAGATCGCCGAGCTGGAGAAGGAAGTGGCCCGGCCCGACCTGTGGGACGACCAGGAGAACGCGCAGAAGGTGACCTCCCGGCTGTCGATGTTGCAGGGCGAGCTGGAGCGGGTCGGCAAGCTGCGTTCCCGGCTGGACGACGTTCAGGTGTTGATCGAGCTGGCGCAGTCGGAGTCCGATTCCGACAGCCTGGCCGAGGCCGATCAGGAGCTGAAGAGCCTGCAGAAGGCGATCGACTCGCTCGAGGTCCGTACCCTGCTGAACGGGGAGTACGACCAGCGAGACGCCCTGGTCACGATCCGTTCCGAGGCCGGTGGTGTGGACGCCGCCGACTTCGCCGCGATGCTGTTGCGGATGTACCTGAGATGGGCCGAACGGCACCACTACAGCGCCGAGGTCTACGACACCTCGTACGCCGAGGAGGCCGGGATCAAGTCGGCCACCTTCGCGATCAAGGCCCCGTACGCCTACGGCACACTGTCCGTGGAGCAGGGCACCCACCGGCTGGTCCGGATCTCGCCCTTCGACAACCAGGGCCGCCGGCAGACCTCGTTCGCCGGCGTGGAGGTGCTGCCGGTGACCGAGCAGGCCGACCACATCGACATCCCCGAGGGAGACATCCGGGTGGACGTGTTCCGGTCCTCCGGGCCCGGCGGGCAGAGCGTGAACACCACCGACTCCGCGGTCCGGATCACCCACCTGCCGTCCGGCATCGTGGTGTCGTGTCAGAACGAGAAGTCCCAGCTGCAGAACAAGGCCGCCGCCATGCAGGTGCTGCAGGCCAAGCTGCTGGAGCGGGCCCGGCAGGAGCGCGAGGCGGAAATGAACGCGCTCAAGGGGGACGGTGGCAACAGCTGGGGTGCCCAGATGCGGTCATATGTGTTGCACCCCTACCAGATGGTGAAGGATCTTCGTACCAACTACGAGGTCTCCAGTCCCGACGCGGTCTTCGACGGTGAGATCGACGACTTCCTGGACGCCGGGGTCCGCTGGAGGCGTACTCAGGAGGTAGCTGCGTAA
- a CDS encoding ROK family protein, with protein sequence MTDSDSSVLAIDIGGTKVAVAVVRSDGVITHELRTPTLRGVDGDATFAPAAEAITKIISEAGLSGRLRVGISSAGPIDTPAGWISPVNIGAWREFPIVARVAETVRGATGAEPAVGLAGDGHCMALGEHWLGAGKDWDSMIGMVLSTGVGAGAVINNRLYPGLTGNSVLLGHISVNAYGPRCVCGGHGCVEMYARGPALVAAAQEAGWTGGEDAEALTADARAGNEIALEAIDHGMRALAAGIAAAATLLDVDKFVLGGGVSKAGAVIFDPLRKHLHDFAVLSYVKALEVRPAILENAGILGAAALAFADE encoded by the coding sequence ATGACCGACTCGGACAGTTCAGTGCTCGCGATCGACATCGGCGGGACCAAGGTCGCCGTCGCGGTGGTCCGGTCGGACGGCGTCATCACGCACGAACTCCGTACTCCCACGCTGCGCGGCGTCGACGGCGACGCGACCTTCGCGCCGGCCGCGGAGGCCATCACCAAGATCATTTCCGAGGCGGGGTTGTCGGGCCGGTTGCGGGTCGGGATCAGTTCGGCCGGACCGATCGACACGCCGGCCGGCTGGATCTCCCCGGTCAACATCGGCGCCTGGCGTGAGTTTCCGATCGTCGCCCGGGTCGCCGAGACCGTACGGGGTGCCACCGGCGCCGAGCCCGCCGTTGGGTTGGCCGGCGACGGGCATTGCATGGCGCTCGGCGAACACTGGCTGGGCGCCGGCAAGGATTGGGACTCGATGATCGGGATGGTGCTGTCGACCGGCGTCGGCGCCGGCGCGGTGATCAACAACCGGCTCTACCCGGGGCTGACCGGCAACTCGGTGCTGCTCGGTCACATCAGCGTCAACGCGTACGGGCCGCGGTGCGTCTGCGGCGGCCACGGCTGCGTCGAGATGTACGCCCGCGGACCGGCGCTGGTGGCGGCCGCGCAGGAGGCGGGCTGGACCGGCGGCGAGGATGCCGAGGCATTGACCGCCGACGCTCGCGCGGGCAACGAGATCGCCCTCGAAGCAATTGATCACGGCATGCGAGCGCTGGCCGCCGGCATCGCGGCCGCCGCGACCCTGCTGGACGTGGACAAGTTCGTCCTCGGCGGCGGCGTGTCCAAGGCCGGTGCGGTGATCTTCGATCCGCTGCGCAAGCACCTGCACGACTTCGCCGTGTTGTCGTACGTGAAGGCCCTCGAGGTCCGCCCGGCGATCTTGGAGAACGCCGGCATCCTCGGCGCCGCTGCCCTCGCCTTCGCCGACGAATAG
- a CDS encoding helix-turn-helix domain-containing protein has protein sequence MVTGSLDEDAGYRTIRPRGTTDWLLLATVAGRGRIRSAGRNEVRCGSGDLIAIEPYAAQDYGTDPATGRWSLRWIHLDPRPDWLPLLDWPQLAPGVRRLRVDETVLSRLVQDVDRATSVVRSGLPQGARLAMNAVEDALLWCDTQNPNRPVLDSRLLAVLAHVGDHLDQPHTVETLARIGGVSATRLAHLARAQLGTSLMAHVERQRMDLARQLLTMTDLPVATIAARTGYPDPLYFSRRFRAAVGIPPTAYRQRSS, from the coding sequence GTGGTCACCGGCAGTCTCGACGAGGATGCGGGGTACCGGACGATCCGGCCCCGCGGCACCACCGACTGGCTGCTGCTGGCGACCGTGGCCGGTCGTGGCCGGATACGGTCGGCCGGGCGGAACGAGGTCCGTTGCGGCTCCGGCGACCTGATCGCGATCGAGCCGTACGCCGCGCAGGACTATGGCACCGACCCGGCGACCGGGCGCTGGTCGCTGCGCTGGATCCATCTCGATCCTCGCCCGGACTGGCTGCCGCTGCTGGACTGGCCCCAGCTCGCGCCCGGCGTACGACGTCTGCGGGTCGACGAGACCGTGCTGTCGCGGTTGGTGCAGGACGTCGACAGAGCCACCTCTGTGGTACGCAGCGGGTTGCCGCAGGGCGCTCGGCTCGCGATGAACGCGGTGGAGGACGCCCTGCTGTGGTGCGACACCCAGAACCCCAACCGGCCGGTGCTGGACAGTCGGCTGCTGGCCGTGCTGGCGCATGTCGGCGATCATCTGGATCAACCCCACACGGTGGAGACGCTGGCCCGGATCGGCGGAGTCTCCGCCACCCGACTCGCACACCTGGCTCGAGCCCAACTCGGGACCAGCCTGATGGCCCACGTGGAGCGTCAGCGAATGGACCTGGCCCGTCAACTGCTGACCATGACCGACCTCCCGGTCGCCACCATCGCCGCCCGCACCGGCTACCCCGACCCCCTCTACTTCTCCCGCCGCTTCCGCGCCGCCGTCGGAATCCCCCCGACCGCCTACCGCCAACGCTCCAGTTAG